Genomic window (Ranitomeya variabilis isolate aRanVar5 chromosome 8, aRanVar5.hap1, whole genome shotgun sequence):
TGGCACAGGAGGAATCCATCAAATCTGAGACTTGCAGAGCGCCATTTTCTTTGCCCCTTCCCACCCAacaatatcccccccaaaaaatgccgGGTTTATAGGAAGCACGGTAGAAAGAGTGATTTCCGGTACTATTGCCCCatgtgcccatcccaaccaggcctttgtatctccccccgTTTTGAGAACTCAAACCCATCTTATATAATTATTagggttttttttaaatagttaacATTTTCTGCTTAGTGGGCCACAGAAAAAATGCTagtagccccccgaggaagccgagggcgaaacgcgcgttggggcgcgggtGAGCGCACGTGGTTTTCAGCATGGGTAAGACAATCAATTGGGAACACCGTTCTTGTGGGATATAGTCGCTCTCCTTGTTTCTGTGAGCCTGATGGGCTGTTACTATCATTGCGTTCATGCAATAGACACTGAATAACAGGCAACTATTTGTGACATGCATTAGCACTTTATTATtatctactagatggcagcccgattctaaagaatcgggagtctagaatccatatatactttatttattcaaatgtaagaataatacaattaataaataatagtaagaaagaacaaaaaatggctgcactcatcagctcttgacaattcttgacagtacggcacatttctgattggtcgctcgcggcaggcggcaaccaatcagaaaagtgccgcgcaccacgaaggcatatatctttgtccaccctgagcgggtgtaggacgctggtgacgtcacttatctccggacattatctccggacaaagccacggaagttggcacaaattgccggaagtagtattctaggcaattatatattagattttaatgttatcagtgtttacctttgaacgtttatattgtattgtcctgtcaccagccatgtgtacgattatcggccgaaagcctctctggaaccaataatcaccccatgtaaaggtatctttataagttaaagattcagaatactatgacttttatcatatcctgaacagtcaagttttttatgaaccgttaaggttttctggttgaagtaaaaaaaactctgagtgtttacagtttgaaaccataaaatgttgaaaaatgatgtcattcttgagtatatcgctcaatggtgctcataaacgtgtcaaatttgatctataatatactttaatatacgttactttaatctttaatatacttaagaacagggccccagacatcacacagggggtctgaaacagcgcacagtggtccaaaatatcgctgtgctctgcctggggccccatatgctgcctggggcccctgtgctctgcctggggccccatatgctgcctggggcccctgtgctctgcctggggcccctgtgctctgcctggggccccatgttctgcctggggcccctgtgctctgcctggggccactgtgctctgcctggggccccatatgctgcctggggccccatatgctgcctggggcccctgtgctctgcctggggccccatatgctgcctggggcccctgtgctctgcctggggcccctgtgctctgcctggggccccatatgctgcctggggcccctgtgctctgcctggggcccctgtgctctgcctggggccccatgttctgcctggggccactgtgctctgcctggggccactgtgctctgcctggggccccatatgctgcctggggcccctgtgttctgcctggggccccatatgctgcctggggcccctgtgctctgcctggggccactgtgctctgcctggggccccataggctgcctggggcccctgtgctctgcctgggaccactgtgctctgcctggggccccatatgctgcctggggcccctgtgctctgcctggggccactgtgctctgcctggggccccatatgctgcctggggcccctgtgctctgcctgggtgtaggacactggtgacgtcacttatctccggacattagctccggacattagctccggacattagctccggacaaagccacggaagttggcacaaattgcaggaagtagtattctaggcaattatatattagatgggcatttcctgaaggaaatacatggtgcttgaacagcgctaccagctttacagcagcacttttcacacacgggactggggggcgcgcttacttttgcacccggggccgggggcgcgcttacttttgcacccgggggcgcacttacttttggtgggtggggctcctcggcctccgatttggttggtggggcccctcgtcctccaatttggtgggtggggaccctcggcctctgatttggtgggcggggaccctcggcctccgatttggtgggcggggaccctcgacctccgatgtggtgggcggggcccctcggcctccgatgtggtgggcggggcccctcggcctccgatgtggtgggcggggcccctcggcctccgatgtggtggtcggggcccctcggcctccgctttggtgggcggggccgggcccctcggcctccgctttggtgggcggggccgctcagccttcgatttgctccggacattagctccggacattagctccggacaaagccacggaagttggcacaaattgcaggaagtagtattctaggcaattatatattagataatagttGTTATTTGCCCTGTACCCCCCAACTTAAGTTCCATGCGGTCTCCactgtgccacatattttagtgagtGCACTTCTGCACCTCATACAAATTCTCTCTGGTTGCATGTACTAATATATAATATATTGTTTAGGTTGGCACTATTTTATAATGTAATGTAttgttaataaaatatatatttttgtatatctATCTCTGTGGTTATTTGCTTCAATGCTGTGTGTTATATTAGTGGGCCACAGAGAAGTAATTTTTATGGTATAAGTAATGAAGAGAATATTTTCATTAGACAATCCCATTTTACAATTAATTCCAGGACTTGATCAACAACAAACCAAACTATTATTCACTACTATACATGCCTGTATGCTCCAGAATGTGGACCACACAAATGTTCTTGAAAAAAGTCAAGTGATCTGACAATtccaggacttgattactcacaaacatttttgttCATCTTAGTATGACTGTTTTTACGACTATGTTGCTACACAAAATTTTGTtttcatttatattacttatatattatttatattggtGATaccggcatgatcattttattggaggATCTCTAATGAGGctgttccgtacttatacactctAAACACTCTAGGCCTTACTGCATGGTTGTTGCCGAACCTCCTGTACCATAAAATACTTTCAGACTTTCAGGATTCTGTAGGGGATTGGTTGTTTTATGCAAATAGCGATACCTACCTAGGTGGGTGGGAGCCTGTTATGGGGAACCAAGTCTATTGACACATTtgtcatatagggattgatggagctaaaaggacgttgtacgacaAGTCTCTGAGTCTCGGAAAGTGACTGAAATTCTAGACCTGCtgctgttctttcatctttggaacaaattcATGTTTGCTAAATAGTTGGCTgcgttttcctccacattttgcccttcattccagtacagtttattcttcctgcaaCATTATACACAATTATaagacaactgttttgttagcaacaCCAAATCAGCAAATGTgttttttaggagcatgcctccctctgcgAGTAGCAATTCCTAGAAGGATTTTCTTGTTCAGTATCTCAATGTCTCTGTAAGGTTTGATTGGGTATTGGAATTCTTCAATTTTACCCTAAAGACCAAATGGTGTGCCATCTGTTATTATAGGCACAGTCGTGTGTCCAGTAGTCACATTGGTTCCGTAATGGATGCATTTGTGAACACTAAAAAACTAGTGCAATAACATTTGGGGTGTGCTCCTCAGAACGTCCAAAAAATATTCATAAAAAagagacagtgaaaaaaatgcaaattgtaaattttTAAACTTGTGTTGCATCAACTAACACATTAAAAAAGTGATATCAAACTACTCCCTACCTCCATAGATAAATACATTACAGGGTACAATTTACAAAACAGACATTTATGTGGGATTTCTGTTGCACTTGAACCACACAGGCTCTGCAAATATTCCAAAATTCACATGGTGACCCTTCCATTTTGAGCCCTGCCATTtgaccaaacagaactttttgactatatGTGGGGTATCGCTGTGCTtgtaagaaagtgggtaacaaattgtggggtccactttttggtgttgcctctggcaaaagtgagaaatttggagctaaataaatatttttgtgaaaaaatgaactttttcaatatgacgacctaattttATTAAATTCTGTGTTGTATCTGTGGGTtgaaattgctcaatatacccctgtgtAAAATCCTTGAGATATGTGGTGTTCAAAATGGCATCACTcttgtgggtttctactgtttaggcacatcagttgctCTCCAAATCCGACATGGGGTCCGCTCTCGATACTAGCCAATTTTGCACACAAAAAATCAAACGGTgcgccttcctttctgagccccgctgtgtgcccaaaacagtgtttttttcccacatatggggtatcagcatgctcaggagtaatttctcaacaaattttgtggtccattttctcttgttacccttgggaaaataaaaaataaaaattgggtctgaagttaaatttttgtgaaaaaaaagttaaatgtccattttttccttctacgccgctgcttcagttcctgtgaagcatgtgaagggttaaaaaaaaaaaaaaaacttcttgaggctatgtgcacactttgcggggtcctctgcgggttctcccgcagcagatttgataaatctgcagggcaaaaccgctgcggttatccctgcagatttatcgctgtttgttttgtggtttccgctgcaggtttactcctatactattgatgctgcatatgcagcaatatgcagcatcaatagtaatgttaaaattaataaaaaatggttatacaggtccttctcaaaaaattagcatagtattatagtgttaaatttcattatttaccataatgtaatgattacaattaaactttcatatattatagattcattatccaccaactgaaatttgtcaggtcttttattgttttaatactgatgattttggcatacaactcctgataacacaaaaaacctgtctcaataaattagcatatcaagaaaaggtcctctaaacgacctattaccctaatcttctgaatcaactaattaactctaaacacatgcaaaagatacctgaggcttttaaaaactccctgcctggttcattactcaaaacccccatcatgggtaagactagcgacctgacagatgtcaagaaggccatcattgacaccctcaagcaagagggtaagacccaaaaagaaatttctcaacaaataggctgttcccagagtgctgtataaagacacctcaatggtaagtctgttggaaggaaacaatgtggcagaaaacgctgtacaacgagaagaggtgaccggaccctgaggaagattgtggagaaggaccgattccagaccttggggaacctgaggaagcagtggactgagtctggtgtggaaacatccagagccaccgtgcattccccaggtaaagccacttttgaaccataaacagcggcagaagcgcctgacctgggctacagagaagcagcactggactgttgctaagtggtcccaagtacttttttctgatgaaagcaaattttgcatgtcattcggaaatcaaggtgccagagtctggaggaagactggggagaaggaaatgccaaaatgcctgaagtccagtgtcaagtacccacagtcagtgatggtgtggggtgccatgtcagctgctggtgttggtccactgtgtttcatcaagggcagggtcaatgcagctagctatcaggagattttggagcacttcatgcttccatcggctgaaatgctttatggagatgaagatttcatttttcagcacgacctggcacctgctcacagtgccaaaaccactggtaaatggtttactgaccatggtattactgtgctcaattggcctgccaactctcctgacctgaaccccatagagaatctgtgggatattgtgaagagaaagttgagagacgccagacccaacactatggatgagcttaaggccgctattgaagcatcctgggcctccataacatctcagcagtgtcacaggctgattgcctccatgccacgccgcattgaagcagtcatttctgccaaaggattcccgaccacgtattgagtgcataactgaacattattatttgattgtttttttgtttgttattaaaaaacacttttatttgattggtcgggtgaaatatgctaatttattgagacaggttttttgggttatcaggagttgtatgccaaaatcatcagtattaaaacaataaaagacctgacaaatttcagttggtggataatgaatctataatatatgaaagtttaattgtaatcattacattatggtaaataatgaaatttaacactatatgctaattttttgagaaggacctgtatactcaccctctgacgtcccgatctcctcggcgctccacgcggcggtccggttccaaagatgctgtgcgagaaggacctttgtgacgtcacggtcatgtgaccgcgacatcaccgcaggtcctgctcgcacagcaaccctgataccggacggccgcgtgcagcgctgagaggtgagtatatcattattttttatttttattctttttttttttttacaccaatatggttcccagggcctggaggagggtctcctctcctccacccctggtaccatctgcacattatccgcttacttcccgcatcgtgggcacagccccatgcgggaagttagcggattaatgcattcctatgtgtgcagaatcgcagcgattctgcacaaagaagtgacatgctgcggaatgtaaaccgctgcgtttctgcgcgttttttcccgcagcatgtgcacagcggattgcggtttccatagggtttacatgtaaacgctatggaaactgctgcggacccgcagcatcaaaatcgccacggatccacggtaaaacccgcaaagtgtgaacatggcattaatgtggttttgagcaccttgaggggtgcagcttttacaatggtgtcacttttgggtgttttctgtcaaacagaccactcaaagtgacttcaaatgtgacatggtccccttaaaaaaaaggttttgtaaattttgttggaaaaattagaaatcactggtcaacttttaacccttataacttcctaaggaaaaaaaaatgtggcttacaaaaaatgtgctgatgtaaagtagacatgtgtgaaatgttatttattaactattttgtgtgatatatcttgcAGATTTAAGGGCACAATTTTCGCAaagtttctgggttttttttcacaaataagcgcaagtcatatcaaagaaattttaccactaagttacaatatgtcgcgaaaaaaaaaaatctcagaatcagtgggatccactgaagcgttccagagttacctcataatgtgacactggtcagaattttaaaatttggcctggtcattaaggtcaaaattggctcagtcactaaggctactttcacactagcgtcgtgcactgcacgtcgctatgcgacgttgcagcgcaccgacaagagctgtgaatgcgccgcacaacggggcagcggatgcagtttccaacgcatccactgccctattgtgaggtgtggggaggcgagGGCGGAGTTCtggcgcgcatgcgcggtcgaaaatgctgcagacgacgcaccaaaaaatgttacaagcaacgttttttggtggcgacggtccgacgcaactgtcgcacgacggttgcgacgtgtggcaatgcctcgctaataaaagtctatggagaaaaaatgcatcctgcaagcacttttgcaggatgcgttttttctgcaaaacgacgcatagcgacgtgcagtgcacgacgctagtgtgaaagtagcctaaggggttaaGTGGTTGCATGCAGTCAAGACCTACATTGTTTATGAAAAACTTTTGCATGTTTTGCAATTCTATAAAATATATTTTAACTTACTGTGCATGGAAATCTACTATAACTGGTGATTCACTCCCAACAACTCGATCCAGAAAGTCATCTTTGTTCTGAACATTGAACGTCACTCTACAAGTCTGTGATACATGGATGGTACGAGCAGAGGTAAGGACAGGTTTTGCCGAGGCTTTAAATAGCAGACCACGTGTTTGCGTGCACAGGATACGGTAGCCAGGAAGGGGTTGCACTGGACCAGTGAAACTTCTTCCAAATGAAGAAATAAACTGTTTTAACATCAACCTTTGTGCCATCTGGAAagagaaataaataaatacatttacaacaGAGTTTTATTTTTATAGAGAAAAGGAGAAAACTGGGAGCAAATAGGTATTTGAACAATAAAAGATACTTTATTGAATTACATATAGATTACATGCTTAGTAGCAAAATACAAAATGACATACATAGATAAATACAGTGCTCAAGGATGTTTTAAAAGAGAGTGGAGAAAACCCCCGGTGTGCGCTGTCAAGAGAAACCACCATGTATATATGCAATTTATAAGGTCTGCTGCTATAGATACAAGTCTAACTGTGATAGCAGAGAAACGCCATGTGGCTTAAGATGACAAATTTAAATAGCAGCGCTTACCAGTAAGAGGCACCAAGACAGGGCACACCGGATGGGGTCCACAAACCGCaacccccgacgtgcgtttcgcccgCAGAAAGATGGCTTTATCAAGAGGAGATAGAGCCGAGTGTATAAGATGCCCCTTATATACATCCAGTAGGTGCACATGTGGTTAATCATCTGATGAGTGTCAGCCAACGGTAGCGGCTCATTCGGCGCATGCGCGCACCCCACACCGAGCCCGGCGCCACAAGCCGCGCCACATATCGCGGGCGCGCCTGGGAGAAAAacccagagcgcacgcgcgagATACAAGGACGCCGCCGAGACGGCGGACAGTGAGAGGGGCGCAGCGCAGGCGCGCTACCGCATACCTGGTGGATGTCGGTGAGTGTTCGCGGGATACACGAGCGCATGCGCGCACCACGAGCCGGGCCAGACGTCACAGCAGGTGTCAGGCTTGCGGGAGCGCCTGGGGTGAAAAACCCAGAGCGCACGCGCAAAACACTAAAGACACCGCTGAAACGGATGGCAGGACAGGGTGTGCAGCGCATGCGCTCCACCGCGAAGGACCGACCCAAATAAGGCAAACGCCCACTCCGAAATCCAGAGTGTAAGGGTAAAAGTTTTATTTTTCAGagttttatttttgttgttttaaCTTTCCACAGTAGGGAGACAGATCTAAGAGgaacaaaaaaagaaaaggcaaatgACAACTAAATGTAAATATACAAGGAAGTCACCAAAATGCTTAAAAATTACATTACgccggtaggcttagctcaccgtcgattttgggggtgacagattccctttaacatacaagtgtggaggagagtaaacCACTGCCAGACACCTATGGGTGTGGTTTATctaccaaaattgcaaaaaaaagatcGACCATTTGATTTTAAAATGCCCAATCCTACTCTTCCCTAAAATCATCTCTCACAGGAGACTCAAAAAGCATATACGTTAGGTGGCTGGCCAACAGTCAATGCCAGCACTAGTATATATTGTGACCTAATTTGTATTTACTATACAGAGAAGGGAGCTCATCGTAAAGGAGTTGACCACTTCTTTtacactatgcaaattgcctcttcagagacaaagaggatttgaactctatagcgccacctgttggaagcagccatcttacaagtcacaatcaaccctttaacgaatcttgaaatatgacttaggataaaagccaaatcagtatctcaatttgcagacagggtGTTTTGGGCTATTGCCCTTCGTCAGTGCAACGTATGAGAACCGATTTGGCTAtgagagaggctctggactggggtgtaaggggtaacttttctcctggtggagagtgacatatcagctctggcttgtcaaggtaaggaggctgatTCGTggggcaatgctcctctgggaaatttaatatgcaaattgcttctttagAGAGAAACAGGACTTGAATGCTATAGCGCcatctattggaagcagcaatcttaCAAGTCACTactgaccctttaacgagtcttacaatatgacataggataaaagccaaaccggaatctccatttgcagacactgtgtttaggGCTATtgtcccttgtcagtgcaaagtatgacccaatttggctgggtgagaggctctggactggggactaaggggtaacgtttctccttttaTACTGATAACTTATCCTTGGGATAGGCTATCAATGTAAGAGCTGTGGGGGTCTGACAACCAGTACGCCACCCATCAATCAGCTGTTATCACCTCTGGTAGCAGCCGGATGTACATATGAACATTACAGTTCCTTACACCGTTTTGTGGCTGCTGCTGGATAGAGATGAGCGACCCTTTCAAGTTTTGGTTCTGTTCAGCGAACGTCCCGATGTTTGCCAAACATACCCAAACCtcactgaattcaatgggaggcaaaatcaaacATATAGATACATCTTAAGGTGGGGACAAAAAGCTTCACAGACAGCTCAAACATTAATTGAcccagagtagaaacagtacaattgtgcagcatggatgtgtggtacagggcttggaccagcatttctagcttaaacattgatcaataACAAGTGGATAAGTGATAGGTGTAGGCCTGGGGCtctctgccaaattcaggcaacacacatgaaggagaccaaacttggagtccAAACGTTTGCCAAAATTAGGGCAGACAATATGAAAAGTGGTatcaattaacccacagtagaaatttg
Coding sequences:
- the TXN2 gene encoding thioredoxin, mitochondrial isoform X3; translation: MAQRLMLKQFISSFGRSFTGPVQPLPGYRILCTQTRGLLFKASAKPVLTSARTIHVSQTCRVTFNVQNKDDFLDRVVGSESPVIVDFHAQWCGPCKILGTRLEKVVAKQQGKVLMAKVDIDDHTDLALEYKVSAVPTVLAMKNGIIIDQFVGIKEEDQLEAFLKKLVGP
- the TXN2 gene encoding thioredoxin, mitochondrial isoform X2, whose amino-acid sequence is MINHMCTYWMYIRGILYTRLYLLLIKPSFCGRNARRGLRFVDPIRCALSWCLLLMAQRLMLKQFISSFGRSFTGPVQPLPGYRILCTQTRGLLFKASAKPVLTSARTIHVSQTCRVTFNVQNKDDFLDRVVGSESPVIVDFHAQWCGPCKILGTRLEKVVAKQQGKVLMAKVDIDDHTDLALEYKVSAVPTVLAMKNGIIIDQFVGIKEEDQLEAFLKKLVGP